A single genomic interval of Camelina sativa cultivar DH55 chromosome 11, Cs, whole genome shotgun sequence harbors:
- the LOC104722750 gene encoding uncharacterized protein LOC104722750 isoform X1 yields MGIVFFLKKRLMGIVGSKGDNNTPLLNLCEERKDLIRAARDARYLLAESHRLYFSSLVEFTSALNQFVHKELVVIPYSDDDSSSSDLVCSGSESNSDSDSDCFVCDQPQTAPLRNNDEQNPEKNVVGGGTCGSSNNGQEGIENSSEEGLGSEGAKCVNDPYEDERKGSKNISSADEQNPFLGYNDIFCLYGSPEDETQCDVTVPDQRDDEVESDGFREIREREGIPDLEPAESDVDCTLIRKNPRKKKKKKKKKKKKKKKKNAETSSSVASGVDKIDVEANICNGQVSGEVDDSNETCAHETEETTPESVTEEVTRSDEEDGSDEAYESSSSSFSESSGLSLTDLRNVVERINRISEKAKSNNNEVSELLEVSRVDNHQPLGSKFKGFASKGFGSSGNSTRDLPLTRRFRFDDIAVTLSMTLEKLCMWEKKLHAEVKVEEYLRVSYDEAYKIVQTLDNNGAESSDIDEAETVLKRLLSKINDSVRAVESISMRIHNIRDDELSVQVIEVINGFQKMWRFLAKCHHKQFRVITRSKSCVHIVEKGSSSRKATQKVEEQIRRYKEYLRGYIDAQRGFVNLLNRWLNLNIMEDEDETETEAPKIFKVCSEWLREIENVDEIEVLSAVEEMRSRFQGLGLKQVEEEKQRKRTERLSKELERKTKEVAEIWGTAVVFPETNSGRTANVMLGPELLSLRESVTQETEKHGKMIRELNDTLSMSLQECLVPIFEGLEEFCFANFKAYKNIRIVSTETL; encoded by the coding sequence ATgggtattgtttttttcttgaaaaagagATTAATGGGTATTGTTGGTTCCAAGGGAGATAATAATACTCCATTGTTGAATCTGTGTGAGGAGAGGAAGGATTTGATAAGAGCAGCGAGAGATGCTAGGTATCTCTTAGCGGAATCTCATCGTCTTTACTTTAGTTCTCTTGTAGAATTCACTAGCGCTCTTAACCAGTTTGTTCATAAGGAATTGGTTGTGATTCCCTATTCAGATGATGATTCGTCAAGTAGCGATCTTGTCTGTTCTGGATCAGAATCAAACTcggattctgattctgattgttTTGTATGTGATCAGCCTCAAACAGCTCCGTTGAGAAACAATGACGAACAGAATCCGGAAAAAAACGTGGTTGGAGGTGGAACTTGTGGTTCAAGTAACAATGGTCAAGAGGGTATAGAGAATTCAAGTGAAGAAGGTTTAGGGTCTGAGGGGGCAAAGTGCGTGAATGATCCATATGAAGATGAGAGGAAAGGTTCGAAAAACATTTCTTCTGCTGATGAACAGAACCCTTTCCTAGGTTataatgatatattttgtttgtacgGTTCCCCGGAGGATGAAACGCAATGTGATGTCACCGTACCGGATCAAAGAGATGATGAGGTTGAGAGTGATGGATTCAGAGAAATTAGGGAGAGAGAAGGGATTCCTGATTTGGAACCTGCTGAAAGTGATGTTGATTGTACTCTTATAAGGAAGAatccaaggaagaagaagaagaagaagaagaagaagaagaagaagaagaagaagaagaatgctgAAACAAGCTCTTCGGTTGCTAGTGGAGTTGATAAGATAGATGTTGAAGCAAACATTTGTAATGGTCAAGTTTCAGGTGAGGTTGATGATTCTAATGAAACTTGCGCGCATGAGACCGAAGAAACAACTCCAGAGAGTGTTACTGAAGAAGTGACAAGATCAGATGAGGAGGATGGTTCTGATGAAGCGtatgagtcttcttcttcttccttttcggAATCATCTGGTTTGTCCTTGACTGATCTTAGGAATGTAGTAGAAAGGATCAATCGTATAAGCGAGAAAGCTAAGAGTAATAATAATGAAGTCTCCGAGTTGCTTGAAGTTAGCAGAGTTGATAACCATCAACCTTTAGGATCAAAGTTCAAGGGATTTGCTTCAAAGGGATTTGGTAGTTCCGGGAATTCGACTCGTGATTTGCCGTTGACACGCCGTTTTCGCTTTGATGATATTGCTGTTACACTCTCCATGACATTAGAGAAGCTTTGTATGTGGGAAAAGAAGCTTCACGCAGAAGTTAAAGTTGAAGAATATCTTAGGGTTTCTTATGACGAAGCGTACAAGATTGTTCAGACTCTTGATAACAACGGAGCAGAATCAAGCGACATTGACGAGGCCGAGACTGTGCTTAAACGCCTGTTATCCAAGATTAATGACTCGGTTAGAGCAGTTGAATCGATTTCGATGAGAATTCATAATATAAGAGACGACGAGCTTTCGGTTCAGGTGATTGAGGTCATCAACGGATTCCAAAAGATGTGGAGATTCTTGGCGAAATGTCACCACAAGCAGTTTCGAGTGATCACTAGAAGCAAGTCTTGTGTTCATATTGTTGAAAAAGGATCGAGCTCGAGGAAAGCAACGCAGAAGGTTGAAGAACAAATTAGAAGATACAAAGAATATTTGAGAGGTTACATCGATGCACAAAGAGGTTTCGTTAACCTCTTGAACAGGTGGCTTAATTTAAACATCATGGAGGACGAAGATGAAACGGAGACCGAGGCTCCTAAGATATTTAAGGTTTGCAGCGAGTGGTTAAGAGAGATTGAGAATGTTGATGAGATTGAAGTGTTGAGTGCTGTTGAAGAAATGAGATCGAGATTTCAAGGGTTAGGGTTGAAGCAagtagaggaagagaaacagaggaagagaacaGAGAGATTGTCTAAGGAGTTAGAGAGGAAGACGAAAGAAGTGGCGGAGATTTGGGGAACCGCGGTTGTTTTTCCGGAAACTAATTCTGGTCGGACGGCAAACGTGATGCTTGGACCGGAGTTGCTGTCTTTGAGAGAGAGTGTGACGCAAGAAACAGAAAAGCATGGGAAAATGATAAGAGAGTTAAACGACACCTTATCGATGAGTTTGCAAGAGTGTTTGGTTCCCATCTTTGAGGGTTTGGAGGAATTTTGTTTCGCTAATTTTAAAGCATATAAGAACATTAGAATCGTTTCCACAGAAACTTTATAA
- the LOC104722752 gene encoding uncharacterized protein LOC104722752 yields MAIASTATLLFCCAKPNYRRIPIKQTSSSSPRTTLNERRIRSRSLTHDPIALSGLIGTGLVAAAFVAAGPESSAMAAVVGSLQLSEPANALSLPTWAVHVSSVVEWITAMALVWKYGERKGYESWKGLSWGMVHLLGGALCACTWHFFYNDESLEVLVALQAALTVIGNITLCIAAFRINKLSSKIEVSEKP; encoded by the exons ATGGCGATTGCTTCAACAGCCACCCTTCTCTTCTGCTGCGCGAAACCCAATTACCGGCGAATTCCGATCAAACAGACCAGTTCATCTTCTCCTCGCACAACCTTAAACGAACGTCGGATTCGGAGCCGCAGCTTAACCCATGACCCAATTGCGTTGTCGGGTCTTATCGGAACCGGTTTGGTTGCGGCTGCGTTCGTCGCGGCGGGACCAGAGTCTAGTGCTATGGCGGCGGTGGTGGGTTCACTTCAGTTAAGCGAACCGGCTAATGCGTTGTCTTTACCCACTTGGGCAGTTCATGTTTCCAGCGTTGTCGAAtg GATCACGGCTATGGCGTTGGTATGGAAATATGGAGAAAGAAAGGGTTATGAGTCTTGGAAAGGTCTCTCATGGGGAATG GTACATTTGCTTGGTGGAGCTCTCTGCGCATGCACATGGCATTTCTTTTACAATGATGAATCTCTTGAG GTGTTGGTCGCGCTACAGGCAGCGCTAACTGTGATCGGTAATATTACTTTGTGCATCGCTGCCTTTCGAATCAACAAGTTGTCATCCAAGATTGAAGTCTCTGAAAAACCGTGA
- the LOC104722750 gene encoding uncharacterized protein LOC104722750 isoform X2 — MGIVFFLKKRLMGIVGSKGDNNTPLLNLCEERKDLIRAARDARYLLAESHRLYFSSLVEFTSALNQFVHKELVVIPYSDDDSSSSDLVCSGSESNSDSDSDCFVCDQPQTAPLRNNDEQNPEKNVVGGGTCGSSNNGQEGIENSSEEGLGSEGAKCVNDPYEDERKGSKNISSADEQNPFLGYNDIFCLYGSPEDETQCDVTVPDQRDDEVESDGFREIREREGIPDLEPAESDVDCTLIRKNPRKKKKKKKKKKKKKKKKNAETSSSVASGVDKIDVEANICNGQVSGEVDDSNETCAHETEETTPESVTEEVTRSDEEDGSDEAYESSSSSFSESSGLSLTDLRNVVERINRISEKAKSNNNEVSELLEVSRVDNHQPLGSKFKGFASKGFGSSGNSTRDLPLTRRFRFDDIAVTLSMTLEKLCMWEKKLHAEVKVEEYLRVSYDEAYKIVQTLDNNGAESSDIDEAETVLKRLLSKINDSVRAVESISMRIHNIRDDELSVQVIEVINGFQKMWRFLAKCHHKQFRVITRSKSCVHIVEKGSSSRKATQKVEEQIRRYKEYLRGYIDAQRGFVNLLNRWLNLNIMEDEDETETEAPKIFKVCSEWLREIENVDEIEVLSAVEEMRSRFQGLGLKQVEEEKQRKRTERLSKELERKTKEVAEIWGTAVVFPETNSGRTANVMLGPELLSLRESVTQETEKHGKMIRELNDTLSMSLQECLVPIFEGSSESWKNSAYISAND; from the exons ATgggtattgtttttttcttgaaaaagagATTAATGGGTATTGTTGGTTCCAAGGGAGATAATAATACTCCATTGTTGAATCTGTGTGAGGAGAGGAAGGATTTGATAAGAGCAGCGAGAGATGCTAGGTATCTCTTAGCGGAATCTCATCGTCTTTACTTTAGTTCTCTTGTAGAATTCACTAGCGCTCTTAACCAGTTTGTTCATAAGGAATTGGTTGTGATTCCCTATTCAGATGATGATTCGTCAAGTAGCGATCTTGTCTGTTCTGGATCAGAATCAAACTcggattctgattctgattgttTTGTATGTGATCAGCCTCAAACAGCTCCGTTGAGAAACAATGACGAACAGAATCCGGAAAAAAACGTGGTTGGAGGTGGAACTTGTGGTTCAAGTAACAATGGTCAAGAGGGTATAGAGAATTCAAGTGAAGAAGGTTTAGGGTCTGAGGGGGCAAAGTGCGTGAATGATCCATATGAAGATGAGAGGAAAGGTTCGAAAAACATTTCTTCTGCTGATGAACAGAACCCTTTCCTAGGTTataatgatatattttgtttgtacgGTTCCCCGGAGGATGAAACGCAATGTGATGTCACCGTACCGGATCAAAGAGATGATGAGGTTGAGAGTGATGGATTCAGAGAAATTAGGGAGAGAGAAGGGATTCCTGATTTGGAACCTGCTGAAAGTGATGTTGATTGTACTCTTATAAGGAAGAatccaaggaagaagaagaagaagaagaagaagaagaagaagaagaagaagaagaagaatgctgAAACAAGCTCTTCGGTTGCTAGTGGAGTTGATAAGATAGATGTTGAAGCAAACATTTGTAATGGTCAAGTTTCAGGTGAGGTTGATGATTCTAATGAAACTTGCGCGCATGAGACCGAAGAAACAACTCCAGAGAGTGTTACTGAAGAAGTGACAAGATCAGATGAGGAGGATGGTTCTGATGAAGCGtatgagtcttcttcttcttccttttcggAATCATCTGGTTTGTCCTTGACTGATCTTAGGAATGTAGTAGAAAGGATCAATCGTATAAGCGAGAAAGCTAAGAGTAATAATAATGAAGTCTCCGAGTTGCTTGAAGTTAGCAGAGTTGATAACCATCAACCTTTAGGATCAAAGTTCAAGGGATTTGCTTCAAAGGGATTTGGTAGTTCCGGGAATTCGACTCGTGATTTGCCGTTGACACGCCGTTTTCGCTTTGATGATATTGCTGTTACACTCTCCATGACATTAGAGAAGCTTTGTATGTGGGAAAAGAAGCTTCACGCAGAAGTTAAAGTTGAAGAATATCTTAGGGTTTCTTATGACGAAGCGTACAAGATTGTTCAGACTCTTGATAACAACGGAGCAGAATCAAGCGACATTGACGAGGCCGAGACTGTGCTTAAACGCCTGTTATCCAAGATTAATGACTCGGTTAGAGCAGTTGAATCGATTTCGATGAGAATTCATAATATAAGAGACGACGAGCTTTCGGTTCAGGTGATTGAGGTCATCAACGGATTCCAAAAGATGTGGAGATTCTTGGCGAAATGTCACCACAAGCAGTTTCGAGTGATCACTAGAAGCAAGTCTTGTGTTCATATTGTTGAAAAAGGATCGAGCTCGAGGAAAGCAACGCAGAAGGTTGAAGAACAAATTAGAAGATACAAAGAATATTTGAGAGGTTACATCGATGCACAAAGAGGTTTCGTTAACCTCTTGAACAGGTGGCTTAATTTAAACATCATGGAGGACGAAGATGAAACGGAGACCGAGGCTCCTAAGATATTTAAGGTTTGCAGCGAGTGGTTAAGAGAGATTGAGAATGTTGATGAGATTGAAGTGTTGAGTGCTGTTGAAGAAATGAGATCGAGATTTCAAGGGTTAGGGTTGAAGCAagtagaggaagagaaacagaggaagagaacaGAGAGATTGTCTAAGGAGTTAGAGAGGAAGACGAAAGAAGTGGCGGAGATTTGGGGAACCGCGGTTGTTTTTCCGGAAACTAATTCTGGTCGGACGGCAAACGTGATGCTTGGACCGGAGTTGCTGTCTTTGAGAGAGAGTGTGACGCAAGAAACAGAAAAGCATGGGAAAATGATAAGAGAGTTAAACGACACCTTATCGATGAGTTTGCAAGAGTGTTTGGTTCCCATCTTTGAGG GTAGCTCGGAATCTTGGAAAAACTCTGCGTACATTTCAGCCAACGATTAG
- the LOC104722755 gene encoding protein DETOXIFICATION 56 — protein MSETSKSESIDPEVSGGFCSKSLIQSTVHELKLQMRIGLPLVAMNLMWFGKMTTTSVFLGRQGELNLAGGSLGFSFANVTGFAVLYGISAAMEPICGQAFGAKNFKLLHKTLLMAVLLLLLVSVPISFLWLNVHKILIGFGQREDISFIAKRYILYLLPELPIISLLCPLKAYLSSQGVTLPIMFTTAAATSLHIPINIFLSKAKGLEGVAMAVWITDFIVVILLTGYVIVAERSKDNKWKEGGWLDQCAQDWLTLIKLSGPCCLTVCLEWWCYEILVLLTGKLPNPVQAVSILVIVFNFDYLLYAVMLSLGTCVATRVSNELGANNPKGAYRAAYTTLIVGVVSGCIGALVMIACRGVWGSLYTHDDQIILNGVKKMMLIMAVIEVINFPVVVCGEIVRGTAKPSLGMYANLGGFYLLALPLGAALAFKAKQGLEGFLIGFLVGISVCFTILLVFIARIDWEKEAGKAQILTCNTEEEGHDRISN, from the coding sequence ATGTCTGAGACATCAAAGTCAGAGTCTATCGATCCAGAAGTGTCGGGAGGGTTTTGTTCAAAGAGCTTGATACAGAGCACTGTTCATGAGCTGAAGCTGCAGATGAGAATTGGTTTACCATTGGTGGCTATGAACTTGATGTGGTTCGGTAAGATGACCACCACGTCTGTGTTTCTTGGCCGTCAAGGTGAGCTTAACCTAGCCGGAGGttctttagggttttcttttgcAAACGTTACTGGTTTTGCTGTTTTGTATGGAATCTCTGCTGCAATGGAGCCTATTTGTGGCCAAGCTTTCGGAGCCAAGAACTTTAAGCTTCTCCACAAAACCCTTCTCATGGCAGTGCTCTTGCTACTCTTGGTTTCGGTACCAATTTCTTTCTTGTGGCTCAATGTTCACAAGATTCTTATTGGTTTTGGTCAGAGAGAAGACATTTCCTTCATAGCCAAGAGATATATTCTCTACCTCCTACCTGAGTTGCCAATCATCTCTTTGCTTTGTCCTCTTAAGGCTTATTTAAGCTCACAAGGTGTTACTCTCCCAATCATGTTTACAACAGCTGCAGCCACTTCTCTTCATATCCCCATCAACATATTCCTCTCTAAAGCAAAAGGGCTTGAAGGAGTTGCAATGGCGGTTTGGATAACCGATTTCATTGTTGTGATTCTTCTAACGGGATACGTGATAGTCGCAGAACGATCGAAAGATAACAAATGGAAAGAAGGTGGCTGGTTAGACCAATGTGCTCAAGACTGGCTGACACTGATCAAGCTAAGTGGACCATGTTGTCTCACCGTGTGCCTTGAGTGGTGGTGCTACGAGATCTTGGTCCTTTTAACTGGGAAGTTACCAAACCCGGTGCAAGCCGTATCAATCTTGGTCATAGTTTTTAACTTCGACTACTTGCTTTACGCTGTGATGCTCTCGTTGGGTACGTGCGTGGCAACGCGAGTGTCCAATGAGCTCGGCGCAAATAATCCGAAAGGAGCTTATAGAGCAGCTTACACTACACTCATAGTGGGTGTTGTTTCAGGCTGCATAGGAGCGTTAGTGATGATAGCGTGCAGAGGAGTTTGGGGGTCTCTGTATACTCACGATGACCAAATCATCTTAAACggtgtgaagaagatgatgctgATAATGGCAGTTATAGAAGTAATAAACTTCCCAGTAGTAGTTTGCGGAGAGATTGTTCGGGGAACAGCAAAGCCGTCGCTAGGAATGTATGCGAATCTTGGTGGATTCTATCTCTTGGCTTTGCCTTTGGGAGCAGCTTTGGCATTCAAGGCTAAACAAGGGCTTGAAGGGTTCTTGATCGGGTTTTTAGTTGGAATCTCTGTCTGTTTTACGATATTGCTGGTCTTTATTGCAAGGATAGATTGGGAGAAAGAAGCTGGGAAAGCACAGATTCTGACCTGTAACACAGAGGAAGAAGGTCATGATAGGATCTCAAATTAA
- the LOC104722753 gene encoding zinc finger A20 and AN1 domain-containing stress-associated protein 9-like has protein sequence MGSEQNDSTSFTQSQASEPKLCAGGCGFFGSPSNMDLCSKCYRSFCAEETQTVVVKAAVEKSFKPSSAPSLSPPRRLFIAEPSVKPELLPEKSVLVVAEPSSAAREDGEGEAVPAPVTDENNEPSRPARPNRCLCCNKKVGIMGFKCKCGSTFCGEHRYPETHDCTFDFKEMGRGAIAKANPVVKADKLQRF, from the coding sequence ATGGGATCTGAACAAAACGATAGCACAAGCTTCACGCAGTCGCAAGCATCAGAGCCAAAGCTATGTGCAGGCGGATGTGGTTTCTTTGGATCACCATCGAACATGGACCTATGTTCCAAGTGTTACAGAAGCTTCTGTGCAGAGGAGACTCAAACTGTAGTTGTCAAAGCTGCTGTTGAGAAGTCATTCAAGCCATCATCagctccttctctttctcctcctcGTAGGCTCTTCATAGCAGAACCTTCTGTGAAACCCGAACTACTACCAGAAAAGTCCGTCCTTGTGGTGGCTGAGCCATCATCTGCTGcaagagaagatggagaaggagaagcggTTCCGGCTCCGGTTACTGATGAGAACAACGAGCCATCGAGACCTGCACGACCGAACAGGTGTTTGTGTTGTAACAAGAAGGTAGGGATCATGGGGTTTAAGTGCAAATGCGGCAGCACTTTCTGCGGGGAACATCGGTATCCCGAGACTCATGATTGCACCTTTGATTTCAAAGAAATGGGTCGTGGAGCGATTGCTAAAGCTAATCCCGTGGTTAAGGCTGATAAACTTCAAAGGTTCTGA
- the LOC104722754 gene encoding AT-hook motif nuclear-localized protein 24 yields MDPVQSHGSQSSLPPPFHARDFQLHLQQQQQEFFLHHHQQQRNQTEDDQQGAGSGGGLNRQIKMDREETSDNIDNIANNSGSEGKDIDLHGGSGEGGGGSGGDHQMTRRPRGRPAGSKNKPKPPIIITRDSANALRTHVMEIGDGCDLVESVATFARRRQRGVCVMSGTGNVTNVTIRQPGSHPSPGSVVSLHGRFEILSLSGSFLPPPAPPTATGLSVYLAGGQGQVVGGSVVGPLLCAGPVVVMAASFSNAAYERLPLEDDEMQTPVHGGGGGGGSMESPPMMGQQLQHQQQAMSGHQGLPPNLLGSVQLQQQHDQSYWSTGRPPY; encoded by the coding sequence ATGGATCCAGTGCAATCTCATGGATCACAAAGCTCTCTCCCTCCTCCCTTCCACGCTAGAGACTTTCAATTACATCtccaacagcaacaacaagagtTCTTCCTCCACCATCACCAGcaacaaagaaaccaaaccgaaGATGATCAACAAGGAGCAGGGTCAGGAGGAGGACTAAACAGACAAATCAAGATGGATCGCGAGGAGACAAGCGACAACATAGACAACATCGCTAACAACAGCGGTAGTGAAGGTAAAGACATAGACTTACACGGCGGTTCAGGAGAAGGAGGAGGTGGCTCTGGAGGAGATCATCAGATGACAAGAAGACCAAGAGGAAGACCAGCTGGATCcaagaacaaaccaaaaccacctATTATCATCACTCGGGACAGCGCAAACGCGCTTCGAACCCACGTGATGGAGATTGGTGACGGCTGTGATTTAGTCGAGAGCGTTGCAACTTTCGCACGCAGACGCCAACGCGGCGTTTGCGTTATGAGCGGTACTGGAAACGTCACGAACGTCACCATACGTCAGCCTGGATCTCATCCTTCTCCTGGCTCGGTCGTTAGCCTTCACGGAAGGTTcgagattctctctctctccggctCTTTTCTCCCTCCTCCTGCTCCTCCTACAGCCACCGGTTTGAGTGTTTACCTCGCCGGAGGACAAGGACAGGTCGTTGGAGGAAGCGTGGTTGGTCCTTTGCTGTGTGCTGGTCCTGTTGTTGTCATGGCGGCGTCTTTTAGCAATGCAGCGTACGAGAGGTTGCCTTTAGAGGATGATGAGATGCAGACGCCAGTTCacggcggtggaggaggaggaggatcaatGGAGTCGCCACCGATGATGGGACAACAACTTCAGCATCAGCAACAAGCTATGTCGGGTCATCAAGGGCTACCACCTAACCTTCTTGGTTCGGTTCAGTTGCAGCAGCAGCATGATCAGTCTTACTGGTCAACGGGACGACCACCTTATTga